The Chloracidobacterium sp. nucleotide sequence TGCGGCTCACAAAGACCGAAGAAATGTTTAAGACATTGGTCTCGGATGATCCTAAAAACGCGATGTTTCAGCGTGATCTCGCTACGCTATATGTGAGAATGGGCGATACCAGCGAGAAAGCGAACAATCTACAGGACGCGATGGTCAAATATCAGAGATCTGCCGAGATATATAAGCAGATCGCCGATCTGGATGTCCGCAATACACTTGCCCGCCGCGACCTCGCCCAGTCACTTAAAAGCGTCGGTATGACGGCGATCAAACTTGGCCGCAAAGAGATCGCCCGGCGCGAACTCGAACGCTCCCTAGCTCTGCTCAATGAACTGCGATCTCAAAACGCGATCGGCAAATGGGATGAGAAACTCCTGGACGAGGTCCAACTTTCACTCACAAAACTCTGATCCGAAGCCCGCAAAATAAAAAAGCACCCCCGAAAGAGTGCTTCTATTAATTTTTGGTGATCCGAGCAGGACTCGAACCTGCGACCCAGTGGTTAAAAGCCACTTCCTGCTAATTCTAGTTAACGTAATACGATATACTTTCCCGTGTTTGTGGGCATTTCAGCTTGATGCTCACACCAGATGAAGCAAATTATTCATATCAAATAGTCCCTAAAATAGTCCCTAAGTTTTACCCTTTACAAATGTAGAATTTTGGATAAATGATATGTCGAAACGAGCTAGGTACGGAAACTACGCTTTTAAGGATGCAAACGGAAAACTCTATGCTCGAGTTCAACTCCGCCAAGCGGACGGACGCCTTAAAACATATAAGAAGCGGGCGATGAACCTGACCCATGTTCAACAGCTTGCTGAGGAAATTCTCGCACAATATAAACAACGTGGCCAAGCCTATATCGACGGACATGGCATGACCCTAGAGAGATTAGCGGATTGGTATAAGACCGAATATGTTATCCAGCCTGTATATCTGGACGGCGTGAAGATCGAAGGAATGCGAACCTGGAAGTCAGAACGCCTCAAGATCGATCGAATTGTAAAAATAATCGGTGGCTCTAGTCTGATACACGAGCTTGATGAATCGTCATTTCGCAACTTTAGAAAGGTCCGTATCGGCCAAGGAGTGACCATCACAACCATAAACCGTGACTTTGAATCGATTCGTGCGATGATGCGAAAAGCAAAGAAAAAAAAGTGGCTCAACGAGGTCCCTGATTTTGATGGATTTATTCAAGAAGGGGTTGGAAAATCGAAGAACTGTGACGGTAACGGAAGAGCAGGAGAAATGCATCCTTGCTGCGGCTCGGAAAATACTAAATTCGGCACCGCGTTTATACCCCCTAATTATATCGCTTTAGGGATTCTGGAGCTCGACCAAATGAACTCTATCCAGTTAATGACAACGATACGGACTATTCTAAGGATACAAATACCTTCTATGAACCTATTCGTTGGCGCGATGTGATGGACAATGAGGGCGGCTTTAAGGATTTGACGGCACTTGTATCCTTCAAGGGGAATAGACGCGAAGTGCGGCTGGCAATTATTTCTGACCGGATGAAGGGTGCATTGGTGGAGTTACAAAATCGATTGCAACAGGGCAAGATAATTCCAGAACACACCGCTCACCCAAACAATCTAATTTTTCCATATTCAACCTTCAAGAAATCCTGGAGTGCGGTGCGCGAGGCTGCGGGTGTGCCTGGGCTCCGTTTGCGTGATCTGCGTCGCGACTGGGTGACTCGTCTGGGCCGCCTTGGATACTCCGACAAACTTGCCCAACGTGGAGCGGGACATAAAAATGCAAACTAGTTTTGAATACACCGAATTTGACGAGGCAGCCGCCCTTCAGGCGAAGATGCTGATTGATAGGGATAATGGGTGATTATTCGGAAATGCAACTCGCTGTCATAACAATCTGAAACGCTGTCAAAAATCCTTGATATGGTCAGGCTTTAACCCCTAGTGGGTAGTATTTTAGGCACTAAATGTTTTAAGGTCGTATATTATATACATTATGAAAACCTCTATTGCATTCCTCTTTAATGTGTATTATCTTAGACGCTACAGCCGTTAACGGGGTTTCTTATAGTCGTTAACTAGAAAAGGCGATGAAACAAAGTATTCCAATCCCAGTTCGAAAGGCCCTGCGGAAGTTGGGTCAAGACATAAGCGACGGCAGACGTCGGCGGCGCATCCCTCTAGAACTGATGGCCGAGAGATCCGACGTTTCCAGATCGACTCTCGGCAAAATAGAAAAAGGGGATCCCTCAGTATCGCTCGGAGGGTACGCGGCAGTCCTGTTTGTGCTTGGACTAACTGAACGGCTTAGCAGCTTAGCGGATGCAAACTTCGACCCGGTCGGCAGGATGTTGGAAGAAGAAAACCTTCCTAAGCGAATTCGCTTACCTTCCGGAGGCGGACGAAATGGTAGTCGAAAGATCTACGTCTCGATAGCTCTGGGGACGAGATTTATCTTGTCGGGCGATTGTGGTGTCACTATCGAAAAGGGCGCGAAAGCGCTTCTTTCGAATATGACCAAAGCTGGCTTGCACACAAGGAGCGTTTTGCGCTCGAGCCCGCATTAGCATTAACAGCAGGCTCATTTCATACCGACCTGAATGTATTCGGTTCGATAGGAGATTCGGCGCCTGATCGATGGGGTCGAGTGTTGATGCGGCGGGCGGAATCTCAGCGAGCCCGGACGGACCGTGAAACTCCGAGAACGTTGGGCGAAGCCGATTTTCTGCTTGGCGTAAGTGACGAAGCACGCCAAGGAGCCTTGCGTTTTTCCGATGAGAAGGATGGACCTTTCCTTGCTCCAGGATGGGCGTCGCGCAATTCCTCCGCTTGTCGATTTGCCCAGACTGCTTTCGGCTACGGAACGTTTTCTGGATGAAGAGGAAGACGCGGAAGATCTTCGCATTTTGCTCGCACCCGGCTCGTCCTTGGGTGGAGCCCGACCGAAAGCGTCGGTCAGGGATAACGACGGTCAATTGGCGATTGCCAAATTCCCGCGGAACGATGATGAAAGTAACGTTGTTGTCTGGGAAGCGATAACTCTAATGCTTGCCGAGAGCTCCGGGCTTGAATGCTCTTCTGGAAGGCTACTGGATATCGCCGGTAAATCGGTCCTGCTTGTCCGGCGTTTTGACCGCCAAGGGACAACCCGCGTCCCGTTCTTATCGGCAATGAGCATGCTTCAGGCAAGGGACAGCGATACGCACAGCTATCTCGAAATCGCCGACGCTCTCGGTCAGTACGGGGCAGAACCCACGGCGGATCTGGCTCAGATGTGGCCGAATCGTCTTCAGTATCCTTGTTTCAAACACGGACGACCATCTTCGAAATCACGGTTTCGTTTACGAACGTTTTAAGGGATGGCGCCTATCCCCAGCTTACGATCTCAACCCCGTGCCGACGGACGTAAAACCCTAGGATTTTGACGACCAACATTGACCTTGATAATGGTTCCGCTTCGCTCGATTTGGCTTTGTCGGTGGCGGAGAACTTTAGACTGACACTAGCGGACGGCAAGACGATCATTAAGGAGGTGGGCGGTGCAGTGTCGGAGTGGCGCAAGCTTGCGTTCGCCAACGACTTGAGTGAACGCGAAATCGAAAGGATGGCGTCCGCATTTGTTCACGAAGATTCCGAGTTCGCAGCGAGTCTCTAGAGTGAAGCCGAGACGATCCACGGAATTCAATCCGCACAGGTCATGAACCGTATACAAGAACGGTTAGGACGCGACCGCACGAAATTCCGCAAAATTTGGGAAGCGTTACAAGGAGCTGGCGTCATAAGGTTCGGTTGGATCGAACTATATGTTCAGAGACCTAGATCCCCCCTTTGACTTGCGATCTCTCGCACCCCAAGCGATTTGGGTAGGTTTGTATAACTTGTCAAAACTGCTCAAAACATCTTAGAATCAACAACTTACGGGCTTTACCAGTTTCAATCTGAATAGCCTTGATCAGGAACGCTGCAACCAACGTGCAACCAACTTTAGCCATTAGGATCAAATCTCAATTTCAATAAACAGACCTTGATTGCACTCAAAATCATACTCTAAGAAGTTGATTTCATCAATGCAATTCACATTTGTTTTCTTCGCTGTTTTTGTAGCGGAAATCGTAATGAACGATTCTTTTACGACGAGCCAGCCTGACCATGGAAGCGTTGGTTCGACGAACCTCGATATTCTCCCGCCCCCGAGGTGAGAGATTTTTCGAAAGGGCCGTCGATCAACAGGTCAATGTGAGCAAGTATATAGTCAACACAAGGATCGTGTCTTGCGATCAGATCCTCAAGCGTTTTCCCGCTGTAAATGGCTAAGTTCAGATCGAATCGCTTCAGCC carries:
- a CDS encoding HipA domain-containing protein — protein: MRRMDLSLLQDGRRAIPPLVDLPRLLSATERFLDEEEDAEDLRILLAPGSSLGGARPKASVRDNDGQLAIAKFPRNDDESNVVVWEAITLMLAESSGLECSSGRLLDIAGKSVLLVRRFDRQGTTRVPFLSAMSMLQARDSDTHSYLEIADALGQYGAEPTADLAQMWPNRLQYPCFKHGRPSSKSRFRLRTF
- a CDS encoding 4Fe-4S cluster-binding domain-containing protein; the encoded protein is MPETHDRHNGMLVSVASVNREIQSKRAEHDGVTILGGEPFDQAGPVAELVSRLKRFDLNLAIYSGKTLEDLIARHDPCVDYILAHIDLLIDGPFEKSLTSGAGEYRGSSNQRFHGQAGSS